ACCATACTATGCTCCGGCCCCCCTAAAGATATACTTCCTGGAGGACTTCACTGACCTGGCTTCGGCCCTGCCCCAGGCAAACCCCACCATATTCTTCTCCGTGCCCCGTTTCTATGAAAAGTTATGGTCGCAGCTAAAGGATACTTTCTTTGGAAACTATTACCTTCATTTGAAACCAGGAATACTTAAGAAAATGTTAAAACCACTGATTCGCAGGATATTCCTGGGTAAAGCTGGTTTAAATCGTTGCTCTCAACTGATAGTGGGCTCGGCCACTGCCAGCCAGCACCTGATCCAGGATTACCATGAGCTGGGAGTGGAAGTCCACAATGCCTACGGTTTAACTGAAGCTCCCCTGGTGACTTTGAACCGAAGGGGAGTCAACCGGATAGGTACTGTGGGTGAACCACTGCCTGAAACCCGTTTGAAGATAGCAGAAGATGGAGAAGTCATGGTTAATGGACCCCAGGTCACTCCAGGGTACTTTGAATCTGAGATAATTCCCCCAAAAAAGGGTGGATGGCTTCAAACTGGAGATACTGGATTTATAACCCCTGAGGGTAGTTTGGTTATAACCGGACGTAAGAAGGAACTTTTAATCAATTCCTATGGTAAGAGTATTGACCCCCTACGGATTGAAGCATTACTGCGGGATGCACCAGGGGTGAGTGAGGTGATGCTGGTGGGTGAAGGTAAGCCCTACCTCAGTGGACTTTTCTGGGTGGAGGAAGATTACAACCCTGCAAAGATTGAAAAAACTATCCGCGAGATTAACCAGGATCTATCCCGGCCGGAGCAGGTTAAAAGATGGGCCATACTACCCAATGATCTTTCAATTGAGGGGGGCGATCTAACCGCCAATATGAAACTGAAACGGGAGATAATCACCCGCCGTTATCAGGATGTAATAGATTCCATCTACCAAGGAACCCCACACCCCATTATCCTGTATCTTGGTCATCTGGAGGAATTATGATTGAATTTAAAACTAAAATGTACTCTACAGATTAAATTTCCCCCAATTGGAGGATCATTATGGGATTCAGACTGAGAATACTCTCCTGGTGGACCCCAGTATGGCTTCAGGGAAAAGCTCTGGATGAGCTGGCACACTCCACCATCAACGGCTTGGAAAAAATTTTAAACGAATATTCACCTCTGGAAAACAATGCCCAAGGAAGGAAGTATGATATTAATGAAAAGATAATTTTAAAGGGTGATCTGGATGAAAAGAGAAGGATCATGACCACTACTCACAATGAACTGGTGGAAACTCTAATAAGTATTCTAGGCCGAGAAGAGGCAATTTTAAAAGGGAGAAAAGCCATGTACAATGAGGGATTACTCCTTGGCCAGAGGTTTAAGTGGCTTTTAGGAGTGGGAGATGATCTGCAAGACCTCATAACTGCTGCCAGAATCATGTACCAAGTACTGGGAATCGACTTTGTGGTTGAAGAAAAAGGACAAAATGAAATGATTATGAGGGTAAATCACTGCAGTTTAGCCCATTATTACGATCTAAACACGTGTAAAGTTCTTTCAGCTGTGGATGAGGGTGTTGTGCAGGGTTTAAACCCTGATATTCAGATGATGTTTACAGAAAGAATTACCCAGGGACATGATCATTGTTTAGCATCCTTAAAGATGATTTTGCCCATGGAGGAGTAGTAACTGACCTTTTATTATCCTATAAATTTTATAATCCCATAATTTTTTTTGATAGAAAATAAAAAAGATGGTCTGAAATTATGAAAGCTATTGTGGTGGGTAGTGGTGCTGGAGGGGCAACTGTAGCCCGTGAATTACAGTCAAGGGGTTTTGAAGTACTGGTACTGGAGGCTGGACCTCCTTTCAAACCATTCACCCGACACGTCTCCTGGGCTGAGCCCTTGCGTCGTTGGGGGCTCCTG
This DNA window, taken from Methanobacterium subterraneum, encodes the following:
- a CDS encoding L-2-amino-thiazoline-4-carboxylic acid hydrolase, whose amino-acid sequence is MGFRLRILSWWTPVWLQGKALDELAHSTINGLEKILNEYSPLENNAQGRKYDINEKIILKGDLDEKRRIMTTTHNELVETLISILGREEAILKGRKAMYNEGLLLGQRFKWLLGVGDDLQDLITAARIMYQVLGIDFVVEEKGQNEMIMRVNHCSLAHYYDLNTCKVLSAVDEGVVQGLNPDIQMMFTERITQGHDHCLASLKMILPMEE